The following coding sequences are from one Leptolyngbya sp. NIES-3755 window:
- a CDS encoding hypothetical protein (similar to AA sequence:cyanobase_aa:LBDG_00530): MGTEVEFGATTGLMDVEAVQKTLNRSRASVYRYANTDPELLNPPFDPKKLNPELRTSANDPLIFHSNEVARFAKDVLKIKQVTIEIQEPQPNKTQEVLEAILAELQSIHALLKASDRVS, translated from the coding sequence ATGGGAACAGAAGTCGAGTTCGGAGCTACCACGGGGTTAATGGATGTCGAAGCGGTACAGAAAACGCTCAATCGATCGAGAGCATCTGTGTACCGCTATGCCAATACTGACCCCGAATTGCTCAATCCGCCGTTTGATCCCAAAAAGCTCAATCCAGAACTACGCACCTCCGCGAATGATCCGCTGATCTTTCACTCAAACGAGGTGGCGCGGTTTGCCAAAGACGTGTTGAAAATTAAGCAAGTCACGATCGAGATCCAAGAACCCCAACCAAATAAAACTCAGGAAGTGCTAGAAGCGATTTTGGCAGAACTTCAGAGCATTCATGCGTTGTTAAAAGCTAGCGATCGCGTTTCGTAG